Part of the Tistrella bauzanensis genome is shown below.
CGTCGGGGCCCAGCGCCTCGGCCTGGGCGCGATAATGGCGGTCGATCTCTTCCTCGACCGCGACCGTGCAGGCCATGGCGGCGCGGCTGCCCATCATCGCGGTCGCAGCACCCAGCGCGAAGCCTGCCACATGCCACAGCGGTGACAGCAGGGTGGGGCGCACCCGGCGCGCGACCATCATCCGGTTGAAGCTGTCCAGATGCACCTGTTCCTGCGCCGCCATGTGGCGGATGGTGGCACCGTGCGGCCCTTTACCCATCACCGCCAACTGGCCCTGATAGATCCGCGCCGCGCCATATTCCCCCGCCTGATCGACCCGGATCATCCGCTCGACCAGGGTTCGGGCACCAGGGTCGCCGGGCAGGGCGCCGGCACCGGTTGGGGCGGTGCGCGGTGTTGGCACGGGCGTGGCGCCATCATGGTGCTGTGTGTGATCGGGGCGCATCGGTCGGGGGCCTCCGGGCATGTGCGATCTGTTCTAGCGTTTGAAGATGTGGCGGGCACCGCCCGCGGCAATCCCGGCCAGCAGCACCGAGATCAGCGCATTCCATCCGGCCATGCTGATGCCCAGCAACGACCAGGCGATATCGGTGCAGGCGGCACGCGGCGCGCCGGCGATGGCGGCCCGCAAGGCCGCGATGTCGGTTGGGCCATCGGGGCTGGCGCCGCTGATCGTGCAGGCGGCGCTGGCCGTGACCCAGCCCTGTTCGACGCCGACATGATAGAGCCCGAGCCCTGCCGTCACCAGCAGCGCCAGCGCCATCACCGCCAGGGCGGCGCCCTGCACGCGCCGCGCGGGCGCCAGTGCCGTGACGGCACCCGCCACCAGCACCACCACCAGATGCGGCCAGCGCTGCCACAGGCACATCACGCAGGGTGCCAGTCCGCCCAGATATTGAAAGGCCAGCGCGCCGGCCAGCAGCGACAGGCTGCCGGCGCCGATGAACGGCACCACCGGTTCAATGCCACGGGCGGTGAAGCGCGCGCCAAGGCGGTCGGTCACCCTGGGGCGTCTGTTCGACATGGTCATCGGGTGGTGGTCTCCGGTGAAAGCGGATGGTCGGCGGCAGGTGGTCGGCGGCAGGCACGGCGTGGGGGCGGACAGTCTGAACCATTGGCCTGCGACCGTTCGGTGATCGTCGTCACCACGGCTCGACGGATCGGGCGAGTGTGGCTTAAGATCATCCGGGCACGCAAGCACGCGGCCGCATCGCCGGGGATGGTGTCGTCCCGCCGCGCGATGGCCGCTATCCTGCCCTGTTCCCCACGCGGAGACCCGTGCGTCATGGCCCGCAAGATTCCGACCGCCGGTTCTGTCCCGTTTCAGTGGGGGACGGTCGTGTGCCCCGGACGCCATGCCTTGGGGCACTATAGCTTGAGACGCCGTGCCGCGGCGCTGGCCGCCAGCCTGCTGGCCGGGCTGTTCATGCTGTTGCCGCCCCAGACCGCCCGCGCGCAGGACGAGGCGATGCGTTTCTTCCGCATCGGCACCGGCTCCACCGCCGGCACCTATTTCCCGATCGGCGGCATTCTGGCCAATGCGGTCAGCAACCCGCCCGGGTCGCGGCCCTGCGAGGATGGCGGTGCCTGCGGCGTGCCCGGGCTGGTGGCCGTGGCGGTCACCACCCGCGGATCGGTCGACAATCTGCGCCTGCTGGCTGCGGGCCAGTTGGACAGCGCCTTGTCGCAGGCCGATGTGGCGGTGCTGGCCCAGACCGGGCGCGGCGCCGAGATCGGGGCACCCTTGATGCCGGATCTGCGCGCCATCGCCAGCCTGTATCCGGAAAGCCTGCATCTGGTGGCGCGAAACGGCAGCGGCATCAGCGATATCAAGGATCTGGTCGGCAAGCGGGTGTCGCTGGACCGCACCGGATCGGGCAGCCTGGTGGATGCGCGCCTGGTGCTGGCGGCGGCGGGTATTCCGCTGGATGCGCTGAGGGTCGAGAATCTGGACCCCGAAGTTGCGGTCGACCATCTGCGCGACGGATCGCTGGACGCGTTCTTCTTTGTCGGCGGCTATCCGGCGGTGTCGATCGGCGCCGCGATCGAGGATGGTGTCGCGGGTCTGGTGCCGCTGTCGGGGGCGCTGCGCGACGAGTTGGTCAGCCGGCACCCGTTCTTCGTGGAAGACGTGATCCCGCGCGATGCCTATAACCTGCCGGCCCCTGTGGGCACCGTCAGCGTGCGGGCGCTGTGGGTGGTGCGCGAGGGGCTGAACCCCGATCTGGTCTATGGCCTGACCCGCGCCTTGTGGAGCACGCCGACCCGCAGCCTGCTGGATGCCGGCCATGCCAAGGGCCGGCTGATCCGGGTCGAGACCGCCAATCTCGGGGTCGGCGTGCCGTT
Proteins encoded:
- a CDS encoding demethoxyubiquinone hydroxylase family protein, which encodes MRPDHTQHHDGATPVPTPRTAPTGAGALPGDPGARTLVERMIRVDQAGEYGAARIYQGQLAVMGKGPHGATIRHMAAQEQVHLDSFNRMMVARRVRPTLLSPLWHVAGFALGAATAMMGSRAAMACTVAVEEEIDRHYRAQAEALGPDEAPLRDTIERFRAEELEHRDTGLAHGAERAPFYRGLKAAIGAGSRAAIWLSQRL
- a CDS encoding TAXI family TRAP transporter solute-binding subunit, which produces MRRRAAALAASLLAGLFMLLPPQTARAQDEAMRFFRIGTGSTAGTYFPIGGILANAVSNPPGSRPCEDGGACGVPGLVAVAVTTRGSVDNLRLLAAGQLDSALSQADVAVLAQTGRGAEIGAPLMPDLRAIASLYPESLHLVARNGSGISDIKDLVGKRVSLDRTGSGSLVDARLVLAAAGIPLDALRVENLDPEVAVDHLRDGSLDAFFFVGGYPAVSIGAAIEDGVAGLVPLSGALRDELVSRHPFFVEDVIPRDAYNLPAPVGTVSVRALWVVREGLNPDLVYGLTRALWSTPTRSLLDAGHAKGRLIRVETANLGVGVPLHEGAARFYREWQAAIDAAAAAEDADAATAPPAVGPTPDAAGREEQPDEAAPAAPLDDLGTAPVIDRAPAETAPGAPVPEQKPGTPAPAD
- a CDS encoding disulfide bond formation protein B; this encodes MTMSNRRPRVTDRLGARFTARGIEPVVPFIGAGSLSLLAGALAFQYLGGLAPCVMCLWQRWPHLVVVLVAGAVTALAPARRVQGAALAVMALALLVTAGLGLYHVGVEQGWVTASAACTISGASPDGPTDIAALRAAIAGAPRAACTDIAWSLLGISMAGWNALISVLLAGIAAGGARHIFKR